One window of the Devosia sp. 2618 genome contains the following:
- a CDS encoding UDP-2,3-diacylglucosamine diphosphatase gives MADDREVRQVRAIFISDVHLGMKPIRVGQLIEFLRAHDAETIYLVGDIVDGWRLAKAWHWPSEYNVLIQVLLDKANAGTRIIYLPGNHDEFLREYLGTYFGEIEFVDRTVHTSATGKTYLVIHGDQFDVVVMNAKWLAHVGDWAYNAALRINIAINWVRRRLGLQYWSLSAWAKQKVKNAVSIIGRFEEALVHEAKESGVDGVICGHIHFADMHDRLGIHYINTGDWVESCTAIVENQDGAFELVKWTEMVVGEPRKFRLRRAAS, from the coding sequence ATGGCGGATGACCGCGAAGTCCGACAGGTCCGGGCTATATTTATTTCGGACGTCCATCTCGGCATGAAGCCGATAAGGGTCGGTCAACTCATCGAGTTCCTGCGCGCTCATGATGCGGAGACCATTTATCTGGTCGGCGACATCGTGGACGGCTGGCGTCTGGCCAAGGCCTGGCACTGGCCCAGCGAGTATAACGTGCTGATCCAGGTGCTGCTCGACAAGGCCAATGCCGGTACGCGCATCATCTATCTGCCCGGCAACCACGACGAGTTCCTGCGCGAATATCTCGGCACCTATTTCGGCGAGATCGAATTTGTGGACCGTACAGTCCACACGTCAGCCACCGGCAAGACCTATCTCGTCATTCACGGCGATCAGTTTGACGTGGTGGTGATGAATGCCAAGTGGCTCGCCCATGTCGGCGACTGGGCCTACAACGCGGCCCTTCGCATCAATATCGCGATCAACTGGGTGCGTCGTCGCCTTGGTCTGCAGTATTGGTCGCTCAGCGCCTGGGCCAAGCAGAAGGTCAAGAACGCCGTTTCGATCATCGGCCGCTTCGAGGAAGCGCTGGTGCATGAGGCCAAGGAATCGGGCGTTGACGGCGTGATCTGCGGCCACATCCATTTCGCCGACATGCATGATCGCCTCGGCATCCACTATATCAACACGGGCGACTGGGTCGAAAGCTGCACCGCCATTGTAGAGAACCAGGACGGCGCGTTCGAGCTGGTCAAGTGGACCGAAATGGTGGTCGGCGAGCCTCGCAAGTTCCGTCTGCGCCGCGCCGCCAGCTGA
- a CDS encoding MFS transporter, whose translation MPSALSRWASPELRTSLFQFTVYLPSAVSAVFLGIWLSEHGIPADQIGLVNSIPILVLLALNMLVGRIADRARDWRYVIMIISLFGAAVTFALLFVTEFWGIMLVWTLCTFGNGALPPLVDAATVRMTRRTGGDFGSIRVWATVGYVVGAGGLGLLLTTYGSQAFVPLIVAMSLLRAITSLLLPRFRAPEQKLTLAKAVPTRLKDSLKLWFVLPLIAFALINSGNAVVGGFAALLWEQNGIPSYYIGPLLALAATAEAVIMFGWRRFGGRISARNMILAACIASLIRFTIMAFDPPVEVLVFTQLMHAVSFGVGYFGVVHFVANWTDESNAAEAQGFANMLVQGASFVLLTLFGWLVMHYGSASFFVTSILSVVAIGCVLLSLKLQPPKDE comes from the coding sequence ATGCCGTCGGCACTTTCGCGCTGGGCCAGTCCCGAGCTGCGCACTTCGCTTTTTCAGTTCACCGTCTATCTGCCATCGGCAGTCAGCGCGGTCTTTCTCGGCATCTGGCTGAGCGAACACGGTATTCCGGCCGACCAGATCGGTCTGGTCAATTCCATCCCTATTCTCGTGCTGCTCGCGCTCAATATGCTGGTCGGGCGCATCGCCGATCGCGCCCGCGACTGGCGCTACGTGATCATGATCATCTCCCTGTTCGGGGCGGCGGTCACCTTCGCGCTGCTGTTCGTTACCGAGTTCTGGGGCATCATGCTGGTGTGGACGCTGTGCACCTTCGGCAATGGGGCGCTGCCGCCGCTGGTCGACGCGGCGACGGTTCGCATGACCCGGCGCACCGGTGGGGATTTCGGTTCGATCCGCGTCTGGGCGACGGTCGGCTATGTGGTGGGGGCAGGTGGGCTGGGTCTGTTGCTGACCACCTACGGTTCGCAGGCTTTCGTGCCGCTGATCGTCGCCATGTCGCTGCTTCGCGCCATCACGTCACTTTTGCTGCCGCGCTTTCGGGCGCCCGAACAAAAACTGACGCTGGCCAAGGCCGTTCCGACGCGGCTCAAGGATTCCCTGAAACTCTGGTTCGTGCTGCCGCTGATCGCCTTCGCGCTGATCAATTCCGGCAATGCCGTGGTCGGCGGATTCGCGGCGCTGCTCTGGGAGCAGAATGGCATTCCGTCTTACTATATCGGCCCGCTGCTGGCGCTGGCCGCCACGGCCGAAGCAGTCATCATGTTTGGTTGGCGCCGTTTTGGCGGGCGCATTTCGGCACGCAACATGATCCTGGCCGCCTGTATCGCCTCGCTGATCCGCTTCACCATCATGGCCTTCGATCCGCCGGTAGAAGTGCTGGTGTTCACCCAGCTGATGCATGCGGTGAGTTTTGGCGTCGGCTATTTCGGTGTCGTGCACTTCGTCGCAAACTGGACTGATGAGTCCAATGCTGCCGAGGCGCAGGGCTTCGCCAATATGCTGGTGCAGGGGGCATCCTTCGTGCTGCTGACGTTGTTCGGCTGGCTTGTCATGCACTACGGCTCGGCTTCGTTCTTCGTGACATCGATCCTGTCAGTGGTCGCCATCGGCTGCGTACTGCTGTCGCTCAAACTGCAGCCAC